The following are encoded in a window of Bacillus xiapuensis genomic DNA:
- a CDS encoding ABC transporter permease, protein MEERVKPKEHAEQTELQEVRPPQMNKQRNSKKLINRFGPLFGLIGLSAVLAVLSPSFLQMDNMMNIARQSSINALLALGMLLPILTAGIDLSVGSVLAFSIVVAGIVTVNWGLPPIVGFFACLIVGALAGWLNGILLTKLRLPHPFISTLGTMNVFRGLALIITAASPIFGFPYLMNFAGQESIGILPVSFLLVIAAYIVFHIFLTRTATGRYIYAIGGNKEAARLSGIPVDRVLIIVYTLSGLMAAIGGLVLIGRTNSASPIAGLMYELDAIAAVIIGGASFLGGVGTVWGTLIGAMIIAVLRNGLNLLGTSSDLQTVVIGIVIILAVYVDVLRRRGEKK, encoded by the coding sequence GTGGAAGAACGTGTGAAACCGAAAGAACACGCCGAACAAACGGAGCTACAAGAGGTTCGGCCGCCGCAAATGAACAAACAGCGGAATAGTAAGAAGTTGATCAATCGATTTGGCCCTTTATTCGGCTTAATTGGGTTATCGGCCGTGCTGGCGGTCCTTTCACCAAGTTTTCTCCAAATGGACAATATGATGAATATCGCCAGGCAGTCCTCTATTAATGCTTTGCTTGCACTGGGCATGCTCTTGCCGATTTTGACGGCGGGAATTGATTTATCGGTCGGTTCTGTATTAGCCTTTTCAATTGTCGTTGCCGGAATCGTCACCGTGAACTGGGGGCTGCCGCCCATTGTCGGATTCTTTGCTTGCCTTATTGTAGGTGCATTGGCGGGATGGCTAAACGGCATCTTATTAACGAAGCTGCGCCTTCCTCATCCGTTCATTTCTACGCTGGGCACGATGAATGTATTCCGAGGACTGGCGCTTATTATTACGGCAGCATCACCAATTTTTGGTTTTCCGTACTTGATGAACTTTGCAGGCCAGGAAAGTATCGGAATCCTTCCGGTAAGCTTTTTACTAGTGATTGCCGCTTATATTGTCTTTCATATCTTTTTAACGCGCACCGCAACTGGAAGATATATCTATGCCATAGGGGGGAATAAGGAAGCAGCCCGGCTATCCGGTATTCCGGTTGATCGAGTGCTTATTATTGTCTATACGCTGAGCGGCTTGATGGCGGCGATCGGCGGGCTCGTGCTTATTGGGCGCACAAACTCAGCCTCGCCCATTGCAGGTCTAATGTATGAGCTGGATGCCATTGCAGCGGTCATTATCGGCGGAGCTAGCTTTCTCGGCGGAGTGGGAACGGTTTGGGGAACGCTGATAGGCGCCATGATTATTGCGGTATTGCGCAACGGTCTCAATCTTCTCGGAACCTCATCTGATCTGCAAACTGTTGTCATAGGGATCGTGATTATTCTAGCGGTTTATGTGGATGTATTGCGCCGCAGAGGAGAGAAGAAATGA
- a CDS encoding sugar ABC transporter ATP-binding protein, which produces MLLEIKGVSKSFSGVQVLHEVDLEVKRGEVHVLLGENGAGKSTIIKILTGAYKKDSGEIRWDGKTLKVERPKDAIDAGIATIYQELNLIPQLSVTENIFLGHEKKKSGRYSLLNRSEMEKEAQSLMQRLGQKTDVNELVENLGVGQQQLVEIAKALSLDARLIIMDEPTASLSAQEADQLLATIEKLKEEGMTFIYISHRLEEIKRIGDRITVLRDGTKVKTVPVQTTSIDEMIALMVGRTLHHKFPKVSFQRGKEGLKVEKLKLSVESEEISFSAYQGEILGISGLVGAGRTELARAIFGADSAVFGDVYIFGEKKIIRHPQDAIKAGLALITEDRKKEGLFLDQSLIFNKTITNLKQVKNGSLISPNSQRQVAEKYAGELKLRPNNIHLMARHLSGGNQQKVVIAKWLFTKARIFIFDEPTRGIDVGAKVEVYHLINQLVKEGACVIIISSELPEILGMCDRILVMHEGRITGDLKRDEADQETIMRAATGG; this is translated from the coding sequence TTGCTTTTAGAAATAAAGGGAGTCAGCAAATCTTTCTCCGGTGTGCAAGTGCTGCATGAGGTTGACCTGGAGGTAAAGAGAGGCGAAGTGCATGTCTTGCTGGGAGAAAACGGTGCTGGAAAATCAACAATTATCAAGATTTTAACCGGGGCTTACAAAAAAGATTCAGGTGAAATCAGATGGGATGGCAAAACATTAAAGGTAGAAAGACCGAAGGATGCGATTGATGCCGGGATTGCCACGATTTATCAAGAGCTGAACTTGATCCCGCAGCTTTCAGTGACGGAGAATATTTTCTTAGGGCATGAAAAGAAAAAAAGCGGACGGTATTCCTTGCTGAACCGGTCTGAAATGGAGAAAGAAGCTCAGTCACTTATGCAGCGGCTTGGGCAAAAGACAGATGTAAATGAGCTAGTAGAGAATCTAGGGGTGGGCCAGCAACAGCTTGTGGAAATTGCTAAAGCGCTTTCCCTTGATGCCCGTCTAATTATTATGGATGAGCCGACTGCTAGTTTAAGTGCGCAAGAAGCCGATCAGCTTCTTGCCACGATAGAAAAGCTAAAGGAAGAAGGAATGACGTTTATCTATATTTCTCATCGGCTTGAGGAAATCAAGCGCATTGGGGATCGGATAACCGTATTAAGAGATGGCACAAAAGTAAAAACGGTTCCTGTGCAAACGACCTCCATTGATGAAATGATTGCTTTGATGGTCGGACGGACATTGCATCATAAATTCCCTAAAGTAAGCTTTCAAAGAGGAAAAGAAGGACTCAAGGTAGAGAAGCTGAAGCTGAGCGTGGAATCGGAGGAAATCAGTTTTAGCGCCTATCAAGGAGAAATTTTGGGCATTTCCGGTCTTGTCGGAGCTGGAAGGACAGAATTGGCAAGAGCCATATTCGGTGCCGACTCCGCGGTTTTCGGAGATGTGTATATATTCGGTGAAAAGAAAATCATCCGTCATCCTCAGGATGCCATTAAAGCAGGATTGGCGCTAATTACCGAGGATCGGAAGAAAGAAGGGCTTTTTCTCGATCAATCATTGATTTTTAACAAAACGATTACCAATTTGAAACAAGTGAAAAACGGGTCGCTCATCAGCCCGAACAGCCAGCGGCAAGTGGCCGAGAAGTATGCGGGGGAACTAAAGTTAAGACCGAATAATATTCATTTAATGGCCCGCCACTTGAGCGGAGGAAACCAGCAAAAAGTAGTCATTGCCAAATGGCTGTTCACGAAAGCAAGAATATTTATCTTCGACGAGCCAACTAGAGGAATTGATGTCGGCGCAAAGGTAGAAGTGTATCACTTAATCAACCAGCTCGTAAAAGAGGGCGCCTGCGTCATTATTATTTCATCAGAATTGCCGGAAATTCTTGGAATGTGTGATCGGATATTAGTCATGCATGAAGGAAGAATAACAGGGGATTTAAAGCGAGATGAAGCCGATCAGGAAACGATAATGAGAGCCGCGACAGGAGGATGA
- a CDS encoding sugar ABC transporter substrate-binding protein, with protein MKKFAIALLAAVFFMAACTAHQSDDARKTYTFGMVLMTLTTEYWKLEMAGARDAAKKLGVEVKFLGPPEETQYEQQVKMVEDQITAGADAIILAASQPDTMIPVLNYAHQRDIPVVLTEAEVDFNEKVTFVGTRNYNAGKLGGEFFKDIVKSGDKVAIVRGQSGSKVHDERTKGFQDALKGKRIEFIVQDAQSDRVKAVNVMENILTANPDVKAVFATSDEMALGAHKALKNKKKNEIPLMGFDGTPDGLKAVQDGRMLANIAQNPYQIGYKAVEAAYKAKKGETVEKRIDSGAAVITKENVDQEIEKANNRLNQ; from the coding sequence ATGAAGAAATTTGCAATCGCCTTACTTGCTGCAGTCTTTTTTATGGCAGCGTGCACGGCTCATCAGTCTGATGATGCAAGAAAAACGTATACATTCGGTATGGTGCTAATGACATTAACGACGGAATATTGGAAGCTTGAAATGGCTGGCGCCAGGGACGCAGCAAAAAAATTAGGGGTAGAAGTGAAATTCTTAGGGCCGCCGGAGGAAACTCAATATGAACAGCAAGTAAAAATGGTGGAAGACCAGATCACCGCTGGCGCAGATGCCATCATTCTAGCCGCTAGTCAGCCTGATACAATGATCCCTGTATTAAATTATGCGCATCAGCGAGATATTCCCGTTGTTCTTACAGAAGCGGAGGTAGACTTTAATGAGAAAGTGACCTTTGTGGGCACACGCAATTACAATGCAGGAAAACTTGGCGGTGAATTTTTTAAGGATATTGTAAAAAGTGGTGATAAAGTTGCTATTGTGCGCGGACAATCAGGAAGCAAGGTGCATGATGAGCGAACGAAAGGATTTCAGGATGCTTTAAAAGGAAAAAGGATTGAGTTCATTGTTCAAGATGCCCAAAGTGACCGTGTCAAAGCTGTGAATGTCATGGAAAATATCCTTACCGCGAACCCGGATGTCAAAGCCGTTTTTGCTACGTCAGATGAAATGGCTTTGGGCGCTCACAAGGCGCTGAAAAATAAAAAAAAGAATGAGATTCCCTTAATGGGATTTGATGGTACCCCAGATGGCCTTAAGGCTGTCCAAGATGGGAGAATGCTGGCCAATATCGCTCAAAATCCGTATCAAATAGGCTATAAAGCCGTTGAAGCAGCATACAAAGCAAAAAAAGGAGAAACCGTTGAAAAGAGAATTGATTCTGGTGCGGCTGTGATTACAAAAGAAAATGTAGATCAAGAGATAGAAAAAGCGAATAATCGTTTAAATCAGTAA
- the iolD gene encoding 3D-(3,5/4)-trihydroxycyclohexane-1,2-dione acylhydrolase (decyclizing), translating into MGVNVQTAAVTTEHTKTIRLTTAQALLKFLDNQYIEFDGEERKFVKGVFGIFGHGNVTGMGEALERQPGELTYLQGKNEQGMVHAAVAYAKQKNRLEIYACTSSIGPGALNMVTAAATATVNRIPVLLLPGDVFASRQPDPVLQQVEDPADYTVSANDAFKPVSKYWDRISRPEQLMTAAINAMRVLTDPADTGAVTLALPQDVQAEAYDYPEEFFKKRVHYIERRLPSECALQRAASLIARKNKPIIIAGGGVHYSFATKELADFAEQFNIPVGETQAGKSALSWKHKMNMGSIGATGSQAANSLAKEADLVIAIGTRLSDFSTSSKTAFSNRDVEFLNINVSAFDAMKLDSHMLVADAKTALERLTKELKQLSYQSRHKAESLQWLKDKWNQEVDRLYSDTRDTGLSQTRVLGEINQFIDEKDIIVCAAGSMPGDLHRLWRSSKPKTYHLEYGFSCMGYEVAGALGIKMAEEEREVYALVGDGSYLMLHSELVTSLQENKKINILLLDNNGFQCIHNLQVGQGSDGFGNEFRYRSKADNRLSGDYMPIDFAANARSMGAKAYTVRTIDELRAALENAKKETVSTLIDIKVLPGTCTSGYESWWRLGVAEISTDKKVENAYKRMKEKASEARKY; encoded by the coding sequence ATGGGAGTAAACGTACAAACAGCAGCTGTGACAACTGAACACACAAAAACCATTCGCCTAACGACTGCGCAAGCACTTTTAAAGTTTTTAGATAACCAATATATCGAATTCGATGGTGAAGAAAGAAAATTCGTCAAAGGGGTATTCGGCATATTTGGCCATGGAAATGTCACTGGCATGGGAGAAGCGCTAGAAAGGCAGCCGGGAGAGCTGACGTATTTGCAAGGCAAGAATGAGCAAGGAATGGTTCATGCAGCGGTTGCTTACGCCAAACAAAAGAACAGGCTGGAGATCTATGCATGCACATCATCGATCGGGCCAGGTGCTTTGAATATGGTAACGGCTGCAGCAACAGCCACTGTGAATAGAATTCCTGTCCTGCTGCTTCCAGGGGATGTATTTGCGAGCCGCCAGCCGGATCCCGTTCTGCAGCAAGTGGAAGATCCGGCTGATTACACGGTCTCTGCGAACGACGCATTCAAACCGGTAAGCAAATACTGGGATCGCATTTCCAGACCTGAACAATTAATGACTGCTGCGATCAATGCTATGCGCGTGTTAACGGATCCCGCTGATACTGGAGCTGTGACATTAGCTTTGCCGCAGGATGTTCAAGCAGAAGCCTACGATTACCCCGAAGAATTTTTTAAAAAGAGAGTACATTATATTGAAAGAAGACTGCCTTCAGAATGCGCGCTTCAAAGAGCAGCAAGCTTAATTGCGAGAAAGAATAAGCCGATCATTATCGCAGGCGGAGGTGTTCATTATTCTTTTGCAACAAAAGAATTAGCCGACTTCGCAGAACAATTTAACATTCCGGTTGGAGAAACGCAAGCTGGAAAAAGCGCGCTTTCCTGGAAGCACAAGATGAATATGGGGAGCATTGGCGCCACCGGCTCGCAGGCAGCGAATAGTTTGGCTAAAGAGGCCGATCTCGTCATTGCGATCGGCACAAGACTGAGTGATTTCTCCACTTCTTCAAAGACGGCATTTTCGAATCGGGACGTTGAATTTCTGAACATTAATGTAAGCGCTTTTGATGCGATGAAATTAGATTCTCATATGCTTGTAGCGGATGCCAAAACGGCGCTTGAACGTTTGACGAAAGAACTGAAGCAGCTGAGCTATCAAAGCCGCCATAAAGCTGAGTCACTACAATGGCTTAAGGATAAATGGAATCAAGAAGTGGATCGCCTCTACTCAGATACGCGCGATACAGGCCTGTCGCAAACGCGGGTGCTGGGAGAAATCAATCAGTTTATTGATGAAAAAGACATCATTGTTTGTGCTGCGGGCAGCATGCCTGGAGACTTGCATCGTCTATGGAGAAGCTCCAAACCGAAAACTTATCATCTGGAATATGGGTTTTCATGCATGGGATATGAAGTAGCAGGCGCTCTCGGCATTAAAATGGCGGAGGAAGAGCGGGAAGTATATGCACTAGTCGGCGATGGAAGCTACTTAATGCTCCATTCAGAGCTCGTCACCAGCTTGCAAGAAAACAAGAAAATCAACATTCTGCTTTTGGATAATAACGGATTTCAGTGCATTCACAACTTACAAGTGGGCCAAGGAAGCGATGGATTCGGAAACGAGTTCCGGTATCGCTCGAAAGCGGATAACCGCTTGTCCGGAGACTATATGCCGATCGACTTTGCAGCAAACGCCAGAAGCATGGGAGCAAAAGCCTATACAGTACGCACTATCGATGAACTGAGAGCAGCGCTTGAAAACGCCAAAAAAGAAACCGTTTCTACGCTTATTGATATCAAAGTGCTACCGGGTACTTGCACGTCCGGATATGAATCATGGTGGCGTTTAGGAGTCGCTGAAATTTCCACTGATAAAAAAGTAGAAAACGCTTATAAAAGGATGAAAGAAAAGGCATCGGAAGCCAGAAAATACTAA
- a CDS encoding Gfo/Idh/MocA family oxidoreductase: MKDRIRCAVFGVGRLGFVHARNLATHIPGAELVALVASRKESAERAARELGVTMWTDNPQVVFEDPSIDAVVIATPTKTHAPLLIQAAKSKKHIFVDKPLTETSEEAEAVMAEIKQHGVYCQVGFMRRFDPAYVEAKRRIQAGDIGEPVYFKGMSRDPGSPPEEYIQTSGGIFLDLCIHEFDIARFLMEDEVQSVQSFGKVLVHPFMEKYRDVDQSITYLNFRRGAAANVEGGRNSTFGYDIRGEVVGTEGAIQIGSLQHHDYIILTKQKSSFDNIPSFPIKFQEAFLLELRHFIDCIREDKKPEVDENDGKIALEIAEAATESFKKNEIIFL; the protein is encoded by the coding sequence ATGAAAGATAGAATCAGATGCGCAGTGTTTGGAGTGGGAAGGCTGGGATTTGTTCATGCAAGAAATCTTGCCACCCACATTCCCGGGGCGGAGTTAGTGGCGTTGGTGGCTTCCAGAAAAGAAAGCGCTGAAAGGGCTGCACGTGAATTAGGAGTAACAATGTGGACGGACAATCCGCAGGTTGTATTTGAGGATCCTTCGATCGATGCTGTTGTCATTGCTACCCCAACTAAGACACATGCTCCATTACTGATCCAAGCGGCCAAAAGCAAAAAGCATATATTCGTAGATAAACCATTGACAGAAACATCAGAGGAAGCAGAAGCCGTAATGGCAGAAATTAAACAACATGGCGTGTACTGTCAAGTGGGGTTTATGAGAAGGTTTGATCCAGCCTATGTGGAAGCCAAGAGAAGGATTCAAGCAGGAGATATCGGTGAACCTGTTTATTTCAAAGGAATGAGCCGCGATCCCGGTTCGCCGCCTGAGGAGTATATTCAAACGAGTGGCGGAATTTTTCTTGACCTATGCATTCATGAATTTGATATTGCCCGTTTTCTGATGGAGGATGAAGTGCAATCTGTCCAATCTTTTGGCAAGGTGCTCGTCCATCCATTCATGGAAAAGTACAGAGACGTTGATCAATCCATCACCTACCTCAACTTCCGAAGGGGTGCAGCCGCCAATGTAGAAGGAGGGAGAAATTCTACATTCGGCTATGACATTAGGGGAGAAGTAGTAGGGACAGAAGGAGCCATTCAAATTGGCTCCCTTCAGCATCATGATTACATCATTTTGACGAAGCAAAAGAGTTCTTTCGACAACATTCCAAGCTTTCCAATTAAATTTCAAGAAGCCTTTCTGCTTGAATTGCGTCACTTTATCGATTGCATTCGAGAGGACAAAAAGCCGGAAGTTGATGAGAACGACGGAAAAATAGCTCTAGAAATCGCTGAAGCTGCCACGGAATCATTTAAGAAAAATGAAATCATATTTCTTTAA
- a CDS encoding Gfo/Idh/MocA family oxidoreductase, translated as MQEVIRCAVLGLGRLGYWHAENLAFNIKGAELVSVIDPLEGRAEQVARELGVSKWSQHPNDAFNDDQVDAVVIVTPTSTHAQMIQLAAAHGKQIFVEKPLTQELTEADDVLTAIEKYNTVCQVGFMRRFDPAYAEAKRRIEAGDIGKPLYFKGVSRDGNVPHEDFIKHSGGIFLDIAIHDYDIARYLMNQEISSVTSRGNILLESSRFMKAYDDVDQGLSYLTFDEGASGDVETMRVAPYGYDIRGEVVGTEGAIQIGSMRCNDVRLLSKNGSTYDLVQDFPTRFKNAYLLEMMHFISCLQTGDTPKCTAADGKAALEVAAAATQSFKTGETVLVSSRGAKEKLQL; from the coding sequence ATGCAAGAAGTGATACGATGCGCCGTATTAGGGTTGGGAAGGCTTGGGTATTGGCATGCCGAAAATCTAGCATTTAACATAAAGGGAGCTGAATTAGTCAGCGTCATTGATCCGCTGGAAGGCCGGGCGGAACAAGTAGCCAGGGAGCTTGGCGTGAGCAAGTGGTCTCAACATCCAAACGATGCATTTAACGACGACCAGGTCGATGCAGTAGTGATTGTTACACCGACAAGTACTCACGCTCAGATGATTCAGCTGGCGGCAGCCCACGGAAAGCAAATTTTCGTTGAAAAGCCGCTTACTCAAGAATTAACGGAAGCAGATGATGTACTAACAGCCATTGAAAAATATAATACTGTGTGTCAGGTCGGCTTTATGAGACGGTTTGACCCGGCTTACGCGGAAGCAAAGAGAAGAATTGAAGCCGGAGATATTGGAAAGCCGCTTTATTTTAAAGGTGTAAGCAGGGACGGCAATGTGCCGCATGAAGACTTTATCAAGCACAGCGGCGGTATTTTTCTCGATATAGCCATTCATGATTATGATATCGCCCGCTATTTAATGAACCAGGAAATAAGCTCAGTCACTTCAAGGGGCAATATTTTGTTGGAATCCAGCCGCTTTATGAAGGCGTATGATGATGTCGATCAGGGGCTGTCCTATTTAACCTTTGACGAGGGGGCTTCCGGTGACGTGGAAACGATGAGAGTTGCTCCATACGGCTATGATATTCGCGGGGAAGTAGTCGGAACGGAAGGGGCAATCCAAATCGGATCGATGAGATGCAATGATGTCCGCCTTCTTTCCAAAAACGGAAGCACCTATGATTTAGTACAGGATTTCCCAACGAGGTTCAAAAATGCATACTTGCTTGAAATGATGCATTTTATCAGCTGTTTGCAAACAGGCGATACTCCAAAATGCACAGCAGCAGATGGAAAGGCTGCTTTGGAAGTCGCAGCCGCCGCCACCCAATCATTCAAAACCGGCGAAACGGTTTTGGTCAGCAGCCGGGGTGCCAAAGAAAAATTACAATTATAA
- the iolB gene encoding 5-deoxy-glucuronate isomerase has translation MSKIKNKQELLVPAKANPEQDGNVLRITPESAGWEYVGFEVYQLKKGQVFETATGDREMAVVLLSGRANASTKSSSWENIGERMSVFEKKPAYTVYIPNDDEVKVEALTDLEIAVCTSPGKGTYEARLIKPEDVDVATRGFGRIEREIHSILPEDKPADSLFVIEVFTPQGNWSSYPPHKHDEDRFPHETYLEETYYHKINPADRGFAVQRVYTEDRSLDETIVVRDNQAVLVPKGYHPVSAPPGYDLYYLNVMAGPIRKWNFTNDKDHEWLLK, from the coding sequence ATGTCAAAAATTAAAAATAAGCAAGAACTTCTTGTCCCAGCGAAAGCGAATCCCGAACAGGATGGAAATGTCTTAAGAATCACACCGGAATCAGCAGGATGGGAGTACGTCGGATTTGAAGTATACCAATTGAAAAAAGGCCAGGTTTTCGAAACCGCGACGGGAGATAGAGAAATGGCTGTTGTGCTTCTGTCAGGGCGCGCAAATGCTTCAACAAAATCATCATCTTGGGAGAATATCGGGGAAAGAATGAGTGTGTTTGAAAAAAAGCCAGCCTATACCGTCTACATTCCAAACGATGATGAAGTGAAGGTAGAAGCTCTGACGGATCTTGAAATAGCGGTGTGCACTTCCCCTGGCAAAGGAACATACGAAGCGCGTCTAATCAAACCGGAAGATGTGGATGTAGCCACCCGCGGATTTGGGCGGATTGAGCGAGAAATCCACAGCATTCTGCCGGAGGACAAACCGGCAGACAGCTTGTTTGTCATAGAGGTTTTTACACCGCAGGGAAATTGGTCCAGCTACCCGCCGCATAAGCATGATGAAGACCGTTTCCCACATGAAACTTACCTCGAAGAAACTTATTATCACAAGATTAATCCGGCTGACCGCGGATTTGCCGTCCAGCGTGTGTATACAGAGGACCGTTCATTAGATGAAACCATCGTCGTTAGAGACAATCAGGCCGTGCTTGTTCCAAAAGGGTATCATCCTGTTTCAGCTCCTCCAGGATATGACTTATATTATTTAAATGTGATGGCAGGACCGATCAGAAAGTGGAATTTCACTAACGATAAAGACCATGAGTGGCTGCTTAAATGA
- a CDS encoding sugar ABC transporter substrate-binding protein: MKTRLIAIAAVFLAISLLIGCSQKHANSASSFENNAGSGQPRIAVVLKGMDQEYFKLEEKGAEQAFKDLDVEGAVLAAPTQTESEKLINILEDLLSQKPDALVFMPSTEAAVPLLERYQQDNIPVVLIDTNLDWDGKTAYIGTDNYTAGQEAGKFLASRLSKGDKVAVLEGVSGTEVSEERTRGVKDLLKAEGIKVAASQAADFDRVKAVTVMENILTANPDIKGVFAANDAMALGALQAADFRNTELPIIGIDGTTDALSSIAEGGVTATVEQRPYDMAYKGVENALKAIKGEKVEKNIASDIGIITEETAADKLQAVNDILDQE; this comes from the coding sequence ATGAAGACAAGGTTAATCGCCATAGCGGCCGTTTTTCTGGCGATTTCGCTTTTAATCGGCTGCAGCCAGAAACACGCCAACAGCGCTTCTTCTTTTGAAAATAATGCTGGGAGCGGGCAGCCCAGAATAGCGGTCGTATTAAAAGGAATGGATCAGGAGTATTTTAAGCTGGAAGAAAAAGGAGCCGAGCAGGCGTTTAAAGATTTAGACGTAGAGGGAGCTGTTTTGGCCGCTCCAACACAAACAGAATCGGAAAAACTCATTAATATTCTCGAGGACTTGTTAAGCCAGAAGCCGGATGCATTAGTGTTTATGCCCAGCACCGAGGCCGCCGTTCCCCTGCTGGAAAGATATCAGCAGGACAATATTCCCGTTGTTTTAATTGACACGAACTTAGACTGGGATGGAAAAACTGCTTATATTGGAACGGATAATTACACAGCTGGCCAAGAAGCTGGGAAATTTCTGGCTTCAAGATTATCCAAAGGGGATAAGGTTGCTGTTTTAGAGGGCGTATCAGGAACGGAAGTAAGTGAGGAACGCACACGGGGTGTCAAGGATTTATTAAAAGCGGAAGGAATTAAGGTTGCCGCTTCTCAAGCGGCCGATTTCGACCGTGTCAAAGCCGTGACAGTCATGGAGAATATTCTAACGGCTAACCCGGATATTAAAGGGGTATTCGCCGCTAATGATGCCATGGCACTTGGAGCTCTGCAAGCGGCTGATTTCCGCAATACGGAACTTCCGATTATCGGCATAGACGGTACAACCGATGCGCTCAGCTCCATTGCAGAGGGAGGGGTAACTGCGACCGTAGAACAAAGACCGTATGATATGGCTTATAAGGGAGTAGAAAATGCTTTAAAAGCGATCAAGGGAGAAAAAGTGGAAAAGAACATAGCCAGTGACATCGGGATCATCACCGAAGAAACAGCCGCGGACAAATTGCAAGCAGTTAACGATATTCTGGATCAGGAATAG
- the iolE gene encoding myo-inosose-2 dehydratase, whose product MSANLLPFHLGIHPINWVGEDVLEHGDFYSYEQVMEDISSLGFQGTEISRKFPKDPKKLKRELDRYHLQLTTQWKSVFFSDPNRHSSELLDYRRHVEFLKEFGCKVVSTAEIGGSMLNQDPRRGQDETVVQRLDEDGWKYMIEGLNQAGEICRENGMYLVYHHHAGTVVEQPEEIDRLLEMSDPHLVFLLYDTGHGYYGGNDPAQLLRRHYERIKYIHLKDIRQHILDRARQEKYSIRQCIRSGLFTVPGDGDLDFAPVFKILAEKRYSGWALIEGEQDPVKHNPCEYAKKSKRFIERTFEQLSDQETAKTAYQSGR is encoded by the coding sequence TTGTCTGCAAATTTACTGCCTTTTCACTTAGGTATTCATCCGATTAATTGGGTAGGAGAGGATGTATTAGAACATGGGGATTTTTATTCATACGAGCAAGTGATGGAAGATATCTCCTCATTAGGGTTTCAAGGAACAGAGATCAGCAGAAAGTTTCCGAAAGATCCGAAAAAGCTGAAAAGAGAGCTGGACCGCTATCATCTGCAGCTGACCACTCAATGGAAATCCGTCTTCTTTTCCGATCCAAATAGACATTCGAGTGAGCTGCTGGATTATCGCAGGCATGTGGAGTTTTTAAAAGAATTCGGCTGTAAAGTGGTCAGCACAGCAGAGATTGGCGGCTCAATGCTGAATCAGGATCCGAGGCGCGGACAGGATGAGACGGTTGTTCAGCGGCTGGATGAGGATGGCTGGAAATACATGATCGAAGGGCTGAATCAAGCGGGGGAGATCTGCCGTGAAAACGGGATGTATCTTGTTTATCATCATCATGCTGGAACAGTGGTAGAGCAGCCTGAAGAAATTGACCGGCTTCTGGAGATGAGCGACCCTCATTTAGTCTTTTTATTGTACGATACAGGGCATGGCTATTACGGAGGAAACGACCCGGCCCAATTGCTTAGGAGACACTATGAACGAATAAAATACATTCATTTGAAAGATATAAGGCAGCACATATTAGATAGAGCTCGGCAAGAAAAGTACAGCATCAGGCAATGCATCCGAAGCGGACTGTTTACCGTACCGGGAGACGGTGATCTGGACTTTGCTCCTGTATTTAAAATACTGGCCGAAAAAAGATATTCAGGCTGGGCATTAATTGAAGGAGAGCAGGATCCGGTGAAACATAATCCGTGCGAGTATGCGAAAAAGTCTAAACGGTTTATCGAGCGCACTTTTGAACAACTGTCAGATCAAGAAACGGCTAAAACGGCCTATCAAAGCGGACGTTAA